A single Pedobacter sp. PACM 27299 DNA region contains:
- a CDS encoding helix-turn-helix transcriptional regulator, whose product MATNKHAQIRYIALDKCFSNFGRKCYIEDLIIACNEAIYDFTGKHEGVKKRQIYEDIKYMESAQGWHIELERLKEGRKTYHRYADKSYSINKSPLSTIEVNQINEVLLTLSRFKGMPQFEWIDDIASRLESISKIDENKIIDFEQNQFLKGLEFITPLFNAIYYKRVLRVQYQSFKDEKIVSHIIHPYYLKQYNLRWFLFGFNSESKYVNNLALDRIVSLTEIPEIYEQNKTIDFNEYFDDVIGVTISNDKTIETIQILVLHNLWPYIKTKPIHGSQKKVGENDQGVYIELQVIPNYELIASLLAYGENIIIVSPESFRLNFLRKIRAMEKNYG is encoded by the coding sequence ATGGCAACAAACAAACATGCACAGATTCGTTATATCGCTTTAGATAAATGCTTCAGTAATTTCGGGCGTAAATGTTATATAGAGGATTTGATCATCGCTTGTAATGAAGCTATTTATGATTTTACGGGAAAGCATGAAGGGGTGAAAAAACGCCAAATATATGAGGATATCAAATATATGGAAAGTGCTCAGGGCTGGCATATTGAACTTGAACGACTAAAAGAAGGAAGAAAAACATATCATCGTTACGCAGATAAAAGTTATTCCATTAATAAAAGTCCATTAAGTACAATAGAGGTGAATCAGATTAATGAGGTTTTATTAACGCTGTCACGATTTAAAGGAATGCCTCAATTTGAATGGATTGATGACATTGCCAGCCGTTTGGAAAGCATAAGTAAAATTGATGAAAATAAAATTATTGACTTTGAGCAGAATCAGTTTTTAAAAGGTTTAGAATTCATCACCCCACTGTTTAATGCGATTTATTATAAAAGAGTGCTCAGGGTTCAATATCAGTCTTTTAAAGATGAAAAAATAGTTAGTCATATTATCCATCCTTACTATTTAAAACAATATAATTTACGCTGGTTCCTATTCGGTTTCAATTCTGAGAGTAAGTATGTAAACAATTTAGCCCTAGACAGGATAGTTAGTTTAACAGAAATTCCTGAAATATATGAGCAGAACAAGACTATAGATTTTAATGAATATTTTGATGATGTAATTGGTGTAACGATATCCAATGATAAAACTATTGAAACTATTCAGATTTTGGTTCTTCATAATCTTTGGCCTTATATTAAAACAAAACCGATACACGGATCACAGAAAAAAGTTGGAGAGAATGATCAAGGGGTATACATTGAGCTTCAGGTGATTCCAAACTATGAGCTTATTGCTTCATTGTTAGCCTATGGCGAAAATATAATCATTGTATCTCCTGAAAGCTTTAGACTCAACTTTCTTAGAAAAATCAGGGCAATGGAAAAAAATTATGGTTAA